In Micropterus dolomieu isolate WLL.071019.BEF.003 ecotype Adirondacks linkage group LG01, ASM2129224v1, whole genome shotgun sequence, the sequence GCTGCTACCTGCACACTTTGAACAGTCAAGGTTTTTGTGTAAGATGCACATCAGGCTCTGTTGTTACTGCAACCCAAAACCAGGttgtttgattaatttaatttggTTACGTGTTTAGAAACGCACCTTATTCTTTCATAAATTCGCGATAAAGAGGCAGTTTGAATTAGATTATAAACTGAAACGATTTGTTGGCAATGATTTTGGTAAGTGATTCATCATCGCAGTAATTCTTCAAGCAAACAAAGTCCAACGTGCTGTGTTTCCAGctgcagttgtgtttttgtttgtcataTCATCACAAACTGAATATatgttgggttttggactgttggattCTGGGCAATaactttttcactgttttctgagtCCAACCTCAAAACAGTGAATCTGTTTCAGTTCTGTTGTGGCCTTGAGCCAAAAACTACATCCGATCTAATCTCAGTAGAGTCAAATTAAAGTACAGTTTATTATGTAACTCACTCTTCTTTCCCTCATCATCAGAACTGGAAGACTTCCGTTCAAACGGCGGCGTGCCGCCTCAGTGCGGCTTCACTCTCTGTTTCGGAGAAGAGCTGAGCGACACTGAAGACCCGTCCACAAAACTCATTATTGTTCAGGTGAATATGCTGCCACCTGCATGACCTCATTTTAGGTTGGTTGCCAGTTTACTGACAAATATTTAACCATTACCTCATGTACTCATAACTGATATGAACACTAGAATAAAGCTCCTTTTAAAATCCCTGATTGGGAACTGTTAAACACAATGTTTGGataattttactttttctattatCTCAGAATAACTAAGAAGATAATATAATTTCATTGCAGTGGAAAATTTACAAGTACTGTATTTACTACTGTAAAATgtaacatacacattaatgcagccgTAATAATCCAGAAACTTCAGATATAATactgaaacactgacagggaacattttatTACACCAGAATGtaacttttgatattttaattaaatttgccTGATAatacttctacttaagtaagCTTTTAAATGCAGGACGTGTACTTGTAGTGGTATCAGTGTagtgtattttcacagtgtggtattagtacttctATTTacgtaaaggatctgaatacttcttccaccgctgtgttaaaaaaaaaataataggcCTTTTGCCCTGCAGTgacttttctctttgttttaacAGAAAATTGATCGCAATACTTTATTTTCTCAAAACCTTTTGCATGGCAAGCAAAACAATTGTATCTCAAACATCAGTTGGAAGAAGAACTAATGTGTGTGCATTACAAACTGAATACAAAACGTTTTGTTATGTGTTGCTCTCAGTTAATAAGTGATGATTTGGgattaaagaaacagaaaataaacttttatgcaAAACTTGTGAGAAGGTAAGaatgttttcacataaaaaaaccCCCCACAACATTACTCTTCTCTCTGCAGATCACTTTACCGTGGGCAGAGCAGCAGGTCCACAACACTCAGTCCATCTTCGAGTCCATCACCATCCTCCAGTCTCTGGCCAGTCAGTCTCCACTGGGAGAAATAACTCTAAACCTGGTCACCGTGCCCTCGTCCGAGACCATCCTCTGTGGGTCCGTCTGAGCACTTCTAAAATAAGACACATCCCCACTTACAAAATAAGAGTACAAAGGGCTGAGCGGTGTGTTTATCTCTCATCTGTAAATGCATCCATGCAAAGAGagtttaattaattcattgtCGATAATCAAGAGCCTCTTAGTCTAGTTTGTCACATCGCTCAGAAAGTCACAAAGAACCTACTTATTGGATGTGACTTCTATGACTGGAGATTAAACTTAAGTATGGGATTTTATCTTTGCCCTTTCTGGGATGGACTTTGGCCCCTCGTGTCCTCGTAGAGGTTAGCTGGTGTACTGGAAGCACTACATGTAAACCAACACTGAGAAGACGTCGGAGCTGCAGCGCTTCAGTCGATCAGCAGGATTAATCAAACGTTCGTTCTCTGCTCTGCAAGTGCGATGATTTTTCTTTGTAATACATGACAGTTCATATCTTAGGGGTTTCTGAAGGTTAATCAGGAAAAGAAATTTAagaaataacatttgtttttcaccatttaaaacatttcatagaTTCAACTATTAACTGATTCTGAAAGTAATCGTTGGTTGCAGCTCTCGTCGTCTTTCTTTCTCGGGGATCTGGAAATGTGAGCGTTTTTTCTTCTAAgccagtggttcccaacatgTGGGTTGAGCCCCCACAAAGGGTCAcaggtttttttgggggggtgttAGTGAATTATTGGATAATTTCAAGTATTCAAATGAAGGAAAATCCCCTTTTGGTTGATCTGGTCACAGTTTCTACACATGCAGCCAAAAAACGGGCCACAAATACTGGCTTTGTTTTGCGGGGTCGTAAGTTAAAatggttgggaaccactgctctTAGCATCTGATGACCATTATGTTTGTACTACAGCGCTATATAAACCTTGTCCTTGAAGCTGCCCCCCAAATAGTTCAGTAGAGTAGCCGTAGTGCGCAAAGATGTAcgtaacttttgttttttaatgcctGCTAGGTAGTCGCGTTAGAACAAAGATACATTTACAAATGTGCAGTGATCGTCTTTTCATAGATAAAAAGTCTCAGTCTTGTAGCAGCGCTCTGTTAAAGTCAAATTAACCTTCTATATTCCTCCACTGTTACAAATCCTCCatcttaagtacattttaaggAGCTATCATGTTAGAAACTGATCTCATTTACAAGAGAATCCTGTTTATATCGACACTTTAATAAGGTGTAGACTTGGGATTAGTGTTTCAAGAGTTACATCAAattctgacatttttaaaattgttttgggTGTGTTAGGGGCAAACGAAAAGTACAAAAAATCTTTTGTTTCAGTACAAAAGTGTTGCAGTAAAGTCTGCTGAAGCTCagagtatttgttttttattgaggCTGTTTGGTGTTTATACAACTTGATGGCCATTATTAAAAGGGGTAAAATATCCCTCTAGGTGCTTGTATGTGCAACACTGTTCCTCTTTCTCAAAGTGGTTAAATGTTTTTACCAAAGGTTGACAAGGAAGTTCCTCTTGTTGAGGAAGAGGTTGCCAGACAGATGTGCCCGTAATTCATGCAGGAACCGCAGTACTGTAAATTACAAAAAGCAGCTACACAAGCATTTCATGCTAGTGCGAAGAAGCAGTATGTGTTTCAGCTTTAAACTGAGGCAAAACACAGAGATACAAAGTGGCTGCCTGAATATTTATCATCTATATGCTGTCAAACTATTTAGCATTAATAAACACTATATACacttaataaatggtttataactAATGTAGTTCTAAGCAGATTTAAGGACATTGTACAGTAATTGTTAGAAAGTAGAACTCTTAAGAcataattacattattacaaCTGTATTTTACTATATTTTAGTATATCTCCTCCAGACAGGAGGAGTTAGTTGTTGACAGATACACTAATAAACACTTATAACTTCATTATAGTGTGCTATAAaccatttaataaatgtttaaatgctgcttataaatgctaaattatTACGTTTGTTTACTCTTTTCTGGTTTCTAGCATGACACCGACTACAGACCTTTCACTACACCTGACAGTCTGATAAAAATCGAACTTTGAACTTCAACAAATTAGTATTTTGCAAGTCTGTGTTGTAtggtgtttgttattttgtccaccctgtGGACCATGTAATGTACATAGGAATAATAATGATACAGCAACAAGTGACAGAAATGGGACCAGAATTATCACAGATACATAGTAATAGTGTTAACTGTGTTTTAAAAGGTGGCATTTCATCTACTAAGCTGTAAATATTGTTATTTATGCATGTTGTGTTGTTAATGTCTGTTCAGTCaagaaaaagcattaaaaataaacatattccTAAACTCCCACGTGGCTGTGTCGGGTTATTAAAGTCACATCTTATGACGTCGGGTgacaacataaataaatctggGCTCCTGGTACAAACTGACGCCACTTCTCAGCCTACATGCTCCCGTTGGCCGGCGAGGCGAGCTCTGCTATCTTGGTGTTAAGTTTCTGATTGGTCCAGTCCTTTGTGATGTCGTCCAAGTGGCTGTCAAAATCCACCAATAGCGCGTGATCGCCCGACTCCAGCATCTGACTGGCTATCGCCTGAgtctcctcccactgcctcagCATTATCCTGAACAGAGCGGAGAGCGgggagcgggggggggggggacaacaACAGGTGAGCGTTAACGTCATTTGATTCATTTATTCTGTTATTGGAAAAGACTTTGAACACCTCCAGTTTAAATCAATCTTACCTGTACAAAATTAATAAAGTAATGAATTTAAAGATAATGTCTTGGGGATTTTATACTCTTCATCTCCTACTGCTTCATAACcacaattaatttattttttaatgaataaacacacataaaaacagaaaacggGCAGGTGAAGCCTCCCGGGCTTCAAACGCTGCGAGCACAGTGACATCTGGTGGTTAGTAAATCTTACAGCAGACTCAGCACCTCTCTCATTTTAATAGATCTGGTCTATGTGTGAGCAAATAAAAGTTATTACATGTAGTAAATGTAGACGATGTTGTGCAGTATATATAACAGTAAAGTTATGCGTTGGCCTGAAGGCTTAGACATATAATGTACTTCATGGGTGTAGCGCTCTCTGAAGCAACATCATGTGGTATTCTTCATTTGACACAAGCTCCAACACGATGTAATGAAACTGTGATACACAGGAGTGAAACGAGCTTCGCTATCTTCCGCCCAGCTCTATTAATAATGTGCTTTCACCGTAAAAACCATCAGGGCTCCAAAGACAACATGCTATAGACACTGGGAAGAGCCCGTCACTCAcgtgtgtttgtctttgagcATCCATCTTGAATCTTTGCGCTCGTACATCACGATGGGAGGAACCCGAACATCTGGAGACATCTTACTGCCATCAAGCTGTGAAGCAAACCAGAGAAACGCATATTTAATAAACACGCAGCATAAATAATATGGCTTTTTAGTGTTTCTTAAAACAAAACCCAATAAGGTGTTCAGTTTCGAGCGATCTTACAGTTACTAAACTGAATGATCAGCATATTGTTTCACCTCTACGAGTGAGCAGGTATGGGGGGGGTGATGCTTTAGTTATCCTTACCATTAATATAACTGCATTATCAAACTGCTCAGCGATCTTATCAGCTATCTTCAGTGCACACGGCGTTGGGCTGTCGAATTCAAAACATGGAAACAGATTCAAtgttagaaacattttgtcaaCCAGActaacattttagaaaatatctTAGCCAGGAAACTCACCTGCTATCTGATACGCAGGCGTTGGCTTGATAATATCCTACTATCCTCTGCTGAGTCTGTGAACACCACACATCCACCTGAAACAAGAGAACGGACAAATTTTCTCTAATGCAAAACTGGAAAGAGCTTCTTCTGATAACCGGAGACAAATCATCCCATAGAAAGCTTCCTCTGCAGCTGGCACAAAGCtcatgtcatttttttcttgtttgcaAGCCATCTAAAATATTAGCAAACTACTGTCTCAGTTTAGGATGATATTTGTCAGCTTCCTGagctttttgttattttttttaaggagtaTTTCCTTCATTGAGTGAAGTCACTATTCCATCTTTATAGCCACCctcttgtgtttctttctcatGTCTGTACTGGTAGCTCCTGATGTTCATACGGTTTACAGTAAATTCAGCTGTAAACTGCTCTACTGTCTGAAGAACATGAACCTGTCGCAAAACGTTGTTTATATGAGGTTTATAACTGTACCgtgttttgggaaatgtttAATATTAGAGGTTGATTTCCAATATCAAAAaaggatgagaaaaaaaaaaaaaaagactgactcCTTGTTGGGACTAAATCTGTCTCCCAAATTCCTTTATCACTGATTTTTCCCCCATTGTTCAAATGTTGTCTAAACTACAGGACACAAAGTATGTGGACATTACAGCTGCAACGATCCAACCCAACTTTTTTTCCTGGGGAATACCTGGATGGGAAATAGGAGTCGCAACCTGGGAAAGCAGCTAAAATCTTTATCCAGAGGAGTCTTTATCCAGAGGAGTCTTTCAGGAGTCTGGAGATACCTTCAAAACAGTTGTACCTCAAaaggggttttatttttttagaaaaacagCTCCATGACTCAAATTTGATGGAAATACATGAGAGGTACGTGAAAAAAGGTGATGCCTTAATTTGCTCTGATGTTATGGATTCTCTAGGTTGAGGCTTGGGCATTGTGGGCTGATAAAGTCCTTATATATTATATGAAAGCATCCTAATAAGCTTTGTGAGTGTGGGAACTCTGAAATGTAACAAAGATAATAAAGAAAGGAGCGTTTTATATAAGTGATTAACAGATTCGGGAGTTCAGTTAAATCTATATTGGGTCAAAAGGAGAACCACTAATTGATTCTTAAAGccccagtgtgtaatatttaggatgATCTATTGACAGACATGCAATATAATACacataaatatgttttgagTGGGGgcataaagaccttacataatgaaccgtcatgtttttattactttagaatgagccattgctgcattcatgtgctcTTCAGATgatcccatttcccgagttgggAAGTCGTTCTTCTGACTTTGGTGTGTTCATGCGctttaagtcagaatgtggaaatAACATAGAGGCTGCTataaagatgtgttggattagcattatcataGTCATCCATCtatgctgaaacagtttgaagctTTCTATTACAAAGTTATTTTTTGTCTCAGAGTTGTTACTGAACCAGTACATTACTTGAAAccactaaaatattgcttttactgcaaatactactaattaacttaattaaagtAATCTacttcactctacatggacagaaaCTAACCTATtaccatattacaaatgacTCCTTAGCAAATATTtatatgcaatatgtgattttcCACCATTATTCAAATGTTTCTAACCATCAACCATGTTGTACGCCATGTCTCTACGTGTATGACGTTAAATAATTCGGCAACTCGGGTAGCAAAAGTTGTTGTTCCGACTTCAGAGGGCATTCACATGAATTTTCCCAGTCGGGATATCATTTCTCCGATTAtcccgacaccacatgaatgcacaatATTTACAATATCTACATAGCGCGGGTCCAATCACATGGACGTCGCCTTGTtgtgccgccatgtttctacagtaaagGAAATAAAGTGTTCATGGGACATCAAGAAGTacacagaactttgatttgtgcaaaatcacgtattgcatatacatattttgcaatgCATGTAATTTGCAATAaggttataacggttagtttgctgtccatgtagagtgaactagatgtctgcgtgttgtttatacgctctgataatgctaatccaacacatctttgtagaaGCGTTcgtgttgattccacattctgacttaagcGCACATGATCACACAACGAAGTCAgaagaatgacttcacaactcgggaagcGGGAtcatccgaggagcacgtgaatgcaccgtgagttGCTGGTTGCAGTTCAcaatcctcaccactagatgccactaaaacttacacaccgAACCTTTAAAGTAGTATTACAGTTCTTACAGGATACAGGGTTATATATGAGAATTTGAAGGCAATAACAAGATTGTTAAGGGGTTTATTGGGGAGGGCAGTAATACGCCTAGAAGAATGTGACACCTCTGTCAAGCAGGTGTCCTACCTGTGTGAGGGCCAGCTGGGTGATGGGGGCCAGGGACAGGTGTGAGTGCAGAAGCGGCACACAGTCTGTCACACACACGGGGTCACCTGCAGAAGAGGACGACAACAGCAGCCCGTTGATGCTGCACCGCGGAAACAGGCAGGAGTGCAGGTACATCTTCACATAAGCCCGACAGGACAGCTCCACCTCGCCCATGATGGCTACTGAGAACAGGACACACAAAGCCACTGAAAACTGGTTAAAAGAACCCCCCAGCGGAGGATAACTGTACTTAAACACCTGTGAACGACCACGACGGTGTTCCCGAACATAAGGGCCAGCAGCCACCTCGCTTAgctgaacattttaacaaagaAATCAGGATTAAATCGTTTACTATTGTTGCTCAACAGCTCAACTGACAAGCTAAACGGCTGCTGCAATGTGAATTAGCATTAGCATACTAGCAAACCAAGCAGAGCTGAATGAAGTCTTACCAGAATATAAAAGTAACTTAAGCGTAGTCTCAACAAACAGATTAACAGCGTATTTTCCGATTTTCAGATATATCGATTCATCTAGGTTTCTGAAAAGGTACAAGACAGATGCAAGGAGCTAGCCTGACAGCTCACGGTAAGCGTCTGAACGAACGGCTACTTCTGGTCCCGCCCAGAAGAGTTAAATGTAATTATCTGATTGGCCGATACGTCGCTTTTGTGTAATCCGATTGGAGCAATGAGGTGCCAATCATTTTTTTTCAGCCGCTGCCTTCACACAGCAGTGCTGCCTCTAGTGGAGAGGATGTCGCCACCTCAGGCCAAAATGATGACATTGCTTCAATCTGTCAATGTCCAGGTTTCAGTTAAGTTATTTAGCAACTATTATTACCATACtttcataaaatatacaaaagaatcttgaataaaatatatgatcattattatttgtctattttatacACAGGTGTCATTTAggccacattttgaaatggctgattttgtccactttttgaaagcatttgttcaAAATATTCTAagaaatagcttgcaccaagaaatgttgcTTTGTAAAAGGTTTATTTACACTATAAGaaaaatgcaatgcaatttaaatgtttaagaaacaaatgtttgttgtccaaaaaaagaaacttaagctaaaaacaacaagttgctcattactgcattatattctgttatattatattaattaccACCTGacagctgaattttttgtttccctttatttataaataaagacatttacaccataaattggagcagaatgTCAAATTTCAGCATTTCAAATTTCTTCAGGAtaaaatcttctcatcttgttctcgtgcatcgTCACGCCTCGTGACCCAAGAgcatcatcacacccctaatctgagcccttatgtccccaccacttcttaacacaaagtgacgccctagATTAAGTCCATTACCCGCAGATTGCAGATCTTTGTTAGCATTTTCCTGTAAAAGTTCAACTGGTCTTTTTAAAACTGTCCATATTAAATCATATGAGAGATGTGTTCATGAGACAAACAGTTGTTTATGCTAACTAATCTTTAACAGCGGTTTTCTCAGAAGTACATGTTTCCAGTTAGAGTATAATCATTTTACACAGTTTCTTATGTCTTATAGCAAGATATTTACAGAGGGTTTATCAATCaaagcctggatggggcgggacgtTTAAAAGATGAGATGGGTGTCGTTTACActgacactggggacatgtcagaatcagaatctcagtcactttttgaaagcttttgttaaaaatattctgaGAAACAGATTGCAactagaaatgttaaataacaaatgaaacctgcaagaaaacatgcaattgaaatatagaagaaacaaatgtgcattgtccaaaagctgatgccatatattccattatattttgaattgtcatctgTCACCTTAATttagtttcccttcatataaataaagacatttcctccataacTTGGTGCAGAAACTGtttctagaatgcaggaaattaagtgtttaatgcgtccttaatgttataatatttagttTCATTTGTGGTTGAGGATAGAGCGATAGATATTTTTCCCcccccacttcaagcactgatgaTATGAGtaaagatgagaaaaaaaaaagccttttggACTGTGGTGTCTCACCTTACACTCAAAATGAGCAACAAACTTCAGACTTCTCGATGTGGAAAAAGCCCTAAATAGCTTTGACATACAtactggaaaatgttttttttttttaatggaaagcACACTAAAACAGGATTTATAGTCtctttttaatcagttttattactgAACACATTCTGCACATATTTTATGGCATCTTGATTCTCATTTTTATATAGGTTTATGTCTATTGCTGCTCGAGTCACCAacgcaaattccttgtatgtaaaaactaacttgtcaataaagCTGTTTCTAAATTTAAAGAGTAATCATTTACAGGAGAACATTTTCCATTATAGTAATTATGGCACAGCAAAACCATAAACACTGGGTAAGAGTGTAAGCAGATAGTGCCATTAAGATCACTACCCAATGCCTTTGTCCCAACAAGTCCtgtcttgttaaaaaaaaaaattctcaagGTCAGTGGGCTGCCATGATTAGTAGGGTAGTTGGGGGTAAGACACCCCCACCTCCCCAATATCTttccagacaaaaaaaaaaaaaaattgatttttgTATGCTGAAGATGGCCATGCTTAGGGTAATTGTATTAAAGAAAAACCGTTGACAAATCAATGCATTTAGtcaaatgtatcttttaaagAGGCATTTTCCCCAGCTACTGGAGTAAGAGGAAAAAATAAGCACTTGCTAGCTGCTGGCTATGCAAGCAACCGTTTCTTCCAAATTTAACCTCAGACTCTGCTGGTGGCTGTCCAGTGTCTTAATTACATCTACAAATGATGGAGaaaccccccccacacacacacaccttgtgtGCAAGAGCCTGTTACAGCATCAACATTACTTTAAAGTGAGTTGACAGCGGCCACAGCAATCTAGTAATCAACCTTAAGCTTTTGTGTTTAAGCTGAAAACCCCTCTCACTAGTGCACAGCGAGGCATGCAGATGTTAAACTACATTGCTTTTTTCAAGTCAGGACTAGAATACTGAAACTTCATTTCTGAAAATTTTAATAGCCTATACCTGGACTGCCAGTAAATTATTCTCTTTACTTGCCCTTTGCACATTTGACTTAGAGTTTAGTGagtgtttaaatatttgtattaatataCATTATGTTGTCCCTTTAACCTAATTTTAGATTTGGCTGCTATAACTAACATATCTTACTGTTGCATTTTTCCTACATGATAAACTGAGCCCCATAAACCGATCCCACTTGATGCCATAGACAGGGTTCTGGTCAAAAGAAACCGATTGTCAAGAAATTACAGATCAAGGTTTATTTTAAGTCATACAATGAGTCAGCTGAAGGTCATCCTTGATGCATCTTCATGTTGTAGTGCCTAAAACACATGGATTTAAAATCAGTATTTGAGAACTTCAGTCATCAGATTGTTGAGTTTAATGAAAATAGTCATCTTACCCATTTGTATCCCTTTCAGGGGCAACTCCTTGTGTCGCAGTTGGCCCGCCATTGTAGTGTGGCTGCTTCGAAACCTCCAGCTGCAGGGGTGAGTAACTGATCTGCAGATACTGGGGTTTGTAGCGGTGCGGCAGCGGCACATGTACCCCCTGCGGCTGGTGGCTGGGCCACTGAGGAGGCCAGAAAGACTGGTAACTGGGCTCCTGGGGCTGGGGGACGTGGGGCAGAGAGCTAGGAGGATGGGGCTGCTGGGGCAGCAGCTGGAGCAGATAACTTGGCTCGTGGGGCACATGGCTGGGGTGCTGGGGCAGCAGATGGAGATAGCTCAGAGGCGGGTAGCTAGGCTGCTGGGGCACCTGAGGCTGCTTGGGCGGGTAGCTGGGCTGCTGGGGCACCTGAGGCTGAGGCTGCTTGGGCGGGTAGCTGGGCTGCTGGGGCACCTGAGGCTGAGGCTGCTTGGGCGGGTAGCTGGGCTGCTGGGGCACCTGAGGCTGAGGCTGGTTGGGCGGGTAGCTGGGCTGCTGGGGCACCTGAGGCTGAGGCTGGTTNNNNNNNNNNNNNNNNNNNNGGGGCACCTGAGGCTGAAGCTGGTTGGGCGGGTAGCTGGGCTGCTTGGGCGGGTAGCTGGGCTGCTGGGGCACCTGAGGCTGCTTGGGCGGGTAGCTGGGCAGCTGGAGCACCTGAGGCTGAAACTGGTTGGGCGGGTAGCTGGGCTGCTTGGNNNNNNNNNNNNNNNNNNNNNNNNNNNNNNNNNNNNNNNNNNNNNNNNNNNNNNNNNNNNNNNNNNNNNNNNNNNNNNNNNNNNNNNNNNNNNNNNNNNNGGCCGCTGGGGCAACTGGGGCTGCTTGGGCTCCTCAGGCTCAGGCCGCTGGGGCACCTCAGGCCGCTGGGGCACCTCAGGCTCAGGCTGAAACTGGTTGGGCGGGTAGCTGGGCCGCTGGGGCACCTGGGGCGGCTGGGGCCGCTGGGGCGGGTAGCTGGGCCGCTGGGGCACCTGGGGCGGGTAGCTGGGCCGCTGGGGCACCTGGGGCGGGTAGCTGGGCCGCTGGGGCACCTGGGGCGGGTAGCTGGGCCGCTGGGGCACCTGGGGCGGGTAGCTGGGCCGCTGGGGCACCTGGGGCGGGTAGCTGGGCCGCTGGGGCGGGTAG encodes:
- the LOC123972956 gene encoding calcium-binding protein P-like isoform X3, which translates into the protein MGFLLRFLLLSLLAVGRQQANAYRIGATKYADNVPVAGYEPDSSSLNNGDKSLWRTGPLDSGSQETNYQFVPNLQHLFRFPQHPYDQPQQPQPRGHQQPQLQGAQLNSYLLPSFLPHPQPRVPQRPLPHPRGHLLHSYPPQRPSYPPQVPQRPSYPPQQPSYPPNQFQPQVLQLPSYPPKQPQVPQQPSYPPNQPQPQVPQQPSYPPNQPQPQVPQQPSYPPKQPQPQVPQQPSYPPKQPQPQVPQQPSYPPKQPQVPQQPSYPPLSYLHLLPQHPSHVPHEPSYLLQLLPQQPHPPSSLPHVPQPQEPSYQSFWPPQWPSHQPQGVHVPLPHRYKPQYLQISYSPLQLEVSKQPHYNGGPTATQGVAPERDTNGHYNMKMHQG
- the LOC123972956 gene encoding calcium-binding protein P-like isoform X1, coding for MGFLLRFLLLSLLAVGRQQANAYRIGATKYADNVPVAGYEPDSSSLNNGDKSLWRTGPLDSGSQETNYQFVPNLQHLFRFPQHPYDQPQQPQPRGHQQPQLQGAQLNSYLLPSFLPHPQPRVPQRPLPHPRGHLLHSYPPQRPSYPPQVPQRPSYPPQQPSYPPNQFQPQVLQLPSYPPKQPQVPQQPSYPPKQPSYPPNQLQPQVPQQPSYPPNQPQPQVPQQPSYPPKQPQPQVPQQPSYPPKQPQPQVPQQPSYPPKQPQVPQQPSYPPLSYLHLLPQHPSHVPHEPSYLLQLLPQQPHPPSSLPHVPQPQEPSYQSFWPPQWPSHQPQGVHVPLPHRYKPQYLQISYSPLQLEVSKQPHYNGGPTATQGVAPERDTNGHYNMKMHQG
- the LOC123972956 gene encoding DNA-directed RNA polymerase II subunit RPB1-like isoform X7, producing the protein MGFLLRFLLLSLLAVGRQQANAYRIGATKYADNVPVAGYEPDSSSLNNGDKSLWRTGPLDSGSQETNYQFVPNLQHLFRFPQHPYDQPQQPQPRGHQQPQLQGAQLNSYLLPSFLPHPQPRVPQRPLPHPRGHLLHSYPPQRPSYPPQVPQRPSYPPQQPSYPPNQFQPQVLQLPSYPPKQPQVPQQPSYPPNQPQPQVPQQPSYPPKQPQPQVPQQPSYPPKQPQPQVPQQPSYPPKQPQVPQQPSYPPLSYLHLLPQHPSHVPHEPSYLLQLLPQQPHPPSSLPHVPQPQEPSYQSFWPPQWPSHQPQGVHVPLPHRYKPQYLQISYSPLQLEVSKQPHYNGGPTATQGVAPERDTNGHYNMKMHQG
- the LOC123972956 gene encoding calcium-binding protein P-like isoform X6, yielding MGFLLRFLLLSLLAVGRQQANAYRIGATKYADNVPVAGYEPDSSSLNNGDKSLWRTGPLDSGSQETNYQFVPNLQHLFRFPQHPYDQPQQPQPRGHQQPQLQGAQLNSYLLPSFLPHPQPRVPQRPLPHPRGHLLHSYPPQRPSYPPQQPSYPPNQFQPQVLQLPSYPPKQPQVPQQPSYPPNQPQPQVPQQPSYPPNQPQPQVPQQPSYPPKQPQPQVPQQPSYPPKQPQPQVPQQPSYPPKQPQVPQQPSYPPLSYLHLLPQHPSHVPHEPSYLLQLLPQQPHPPSSLPHVPQPQEPSYQSFWPPQWPSHQPQGVHVPLPHRYKPQYLQISYSPLQLEVSKQPHYNGGPTATQGVAPERDTNGHYNMKMHQG
- the LOC123972956 gene encoding alpha/beta-gliadin MM1-like isoform X12; protein product: MGFLLRFLLLSLLAVGRQQANAYRIGATKYADNVPVAGYEPDSSSLNNGDKSLWRTGPLDSGSQETNYQFVPNLQHLFRFPQHPYDQPQQPQPRGHQQPQLQGAQLNSYLLPSFLPHPQPRVPQRPLPHPRGHLLHSYPPQRPSYPPQQPSYPPNQFQPQVLQLPSYPPKQPQVPQQPSYPPKQPQVPQQPSYPPLSYLHLLPQHPSHVPHEPSYLLQLLPQQPHPPSSLPHVPQPQEPSYQSFWPPQWPSHQPQGVHVPLPHRYKPQYLQISYSPLQLEVSKQPHYNGGPTATQGVAPERDTNGHYNMKMHQG
- the LOC123972956 gene encoding DNA-directed RNA polymerase II subunit RPB1-like isoform X2, which translates into the protein MGFLLRFLLLSLLAVGRQQANAYRIGATKYADNVPVAGYEPDSSSLNNGDKSLWRTGPLDSGSQETNYQFVPNLQHLFRFPQHPYDQPQQPQPRGHQQPQLQGAQLNSYLLPSFLPHPQPRVPQRPLPHPRGHLLHSYPPQRPSYPPQVPQRPSYPPQQPSYPPNQFQPQVLQLPSYPPKQPQVPQQPSYPPKQPSYPPNQPQVPQQPSYPPNQPQPQVPQQPSYPPKQPQPQVPQQPSYPPKQPQPQVPQQPSYPPKQPQVPQQPSYPPLSYLHLLPQHPSHVPHEPSYLLQLLPQQPHPPSSLPHVPQPQEPSYQSFWPPQWPSHQPQGVHVPLPHRYKPQYLQISYSPLQLEVSKQPHYNGGPTATQGVAPERDTNGHYNMKMHQG
- the LOC123972956 gene encoding extensin-like isoform X4 gives rise to the protein MGFLLRFLLLSLLAVGRQQANAYRIGATKYADNVPVAGYEPDSSSLNNGDKSLWRTGPLDSGSQETNYQFVPNLQHLFRFPQHPYDQPQQPQPRGHQQPQLQGAQLNSYLLPSFLPHPQPRVPQRPLPHPRGHLLHSYPPQRPSYPPQQPSYPPNQFQPQVLQLPSYPPKQPQVPQQPSYPPKQPSYPPNQLQPQVPQQPSYPPNQPQPQVPQQPSYPPKQPQPQVPQQPSYPPKQPQPQVPQQPSYPPKQPQVPQQPSYPPLSYLHLLPQHPSHVPHEPSYLLQLLPQQPHPPSSLPHVPQPQEPSYQSFWPPQWPSHQPQGVHVPLPHRYKPQYLQISYSPLQLEVSKQPHYNGGPTATQGVAPERDTNGHYNMKMHQG